In Sphingomonas sp. PAMC26645, one DNA window encodes the following:
- a CDS encoding type II toxin-antitoxin system VapC family toxin — protein sequence MTLFVDASALVAMITGESERDAFITRVEHDGNALWSAMSCWETVSALRSSYRFDIDEARGEVENTARVLALRLIAIGESELSTALDAYQIYGKGRHPAKLNMGDCFAYACAKTHGAELLYKGNDFALTDLA from the coding sequence TTGACCCTGTTCGTCGATGCATCCGCGCTTGTAGCGATGATTACAGGTGAATCGGAGCGCGACGCTTTCATCACCCGTGTCGAACATGACGGAAATGCCTTGTGGTCGGCGATGTCATGCTGGGAGACGGTGTCCGCTCTTCGTAGCTCCTATCGGTTTGATATCGATGAGGCTCGCGGTGAAGTGGAAAACACTGCTCGGGTGTTGGCTCTTCGCCTTATCGCAATTGGAGAGAGCGAATTATCTACGGCCCTCGACGCCTATCAAATCTACGGCAAGGGCCGCCACCCCGCCAAGCTCAACATGGGCGATTGTTTTGCCTATGCGTGTGCGAAAACCCATGGCGCGGAACTTCTCTACAAGGGTAATGATTTCGCCCTGACCGATCTCGCCTGA
- the tsaB gene encoding tRNA (adenosine(37)-N6)-threonylcarbamoyltransferase complex dimerization subunit type 1 TsaB, with the protein MRTLVIETSTTACSVALIEEGAIIAHSHDVVGRGHAERLIPMIAELPEGGRADRIIVDCGPGSFTGVRVGIAAARGLALGWGAEIAGFSSLPLIAAAGFAARPTHDIAVIMEGGHGEVFMQAFSADLSPRSDMVSLKPDAALAALAGRRAVGNGIRWLAALDDRLDLTEALPDSASAILLPAELTALAPSPIYGRAPDAKPSVPR; encoded by the coding sequence ATGCGCACCTTAGTCATCGAAACATCCACCACCGCCTGCTCGGTCGCGCTCATCGAAGAGGGCGCGATCATCGCCCACTCGCACGACGTCGTCGGCCGCGGCCATGCCGAGCGCCTCATCCCGATGATCGCCGAGCTGCCCGAAGGTGGCCGAGCCGACCGCATCATCGTCGATTGCGGCCCCGGCAGCTTCACGGGCGTCCGCGTAGGCATCGCCGCCGCGCGCGGCCTCGCGTTAGGCTGGGGCGCGGAAATCGCCGGCTTCTCCTCGCTCCCGCTGATCGCCGCCGCCGGTTTCGCCGCGCGACCAACCCACGATATTGCGGTGATCATGGAAGGCGGGCATGGCGAGGTCTTCATGCAAGCGTTCTCCGCCGATCTGTCGCCGCGATCCGACATGGTATCGCTGAAGCCCGACGCCGCGCTCGCCGCGCTGGCAGGACGGCGCGCAGTCGGCAACGGCATCCGCTGGCTCGCCGCACTCGACGACAGGTTGGACCTCACCGAAGCACTCCCCGACTCAGCCTCCGCGATCCTGCTGCCCGCAGAACTGACCGCGCTTGCGCCAAGCCCGATCTACGGTCGCGCCCCCGACGCCAAGCCGTCGGTCCCGAGATAA
- a CDS encoding hemolysin family protein, translated as MADGPNAGNGDSSDSIWRGLKGLIFGAQDESLRDQLEDAIDRHEGDPAPDAKGDLTPLERQMVRNLLHFSERDAGDVGVPRADIIAVEEDTPFADLVKLFAEAGHSRLPVYRDNLDTIIGMVHIKDVFNILATGAEHPTSIAGLIREPLYAPMSRGALDLLADMRQKHVHLTIVLDEYSGTEGLVTFEDLIEEIVGEVEDEHDEAPQVLMTPIEDGAWDADARAELEDAAELIDPRLAEVDGDIDTLGGLAALLAGHVPQIGECVDHPSGWKLEIIDADERRINRLRLHPPVVPVEDDD; from the coding sequence ATGGCCGATGGCCCCAATGCCGGTAACGGCGATAGTAGCGACAGTATCTGGCGCGGGCTCAAGGGCCTGATCTTCGGTGCTCAAGACGAATCCCTTCGCGACCAGCTCGAGGATGCGATCGACCGGCACGAGGGCGATCCCGCCCCCGATGCAAAGGGCGATCTCACCCCGCTCGAGCGCCAGATGGTCCGCAACCTGCTGCATTTCAGCGAGCGCGACGCGGGCGACGTCGGCGTGCCGCGTGCGGACATCATCGCGGTCGAGGAAGACACGCCGTTCGCCGATCTCGTCAAGCTGTTCGCCGAAGCGGGCCATAGCCGCCTGCCGGTCTACCGCGACAACCTCGATACGATCATCGGCATGGTCCACATCAAGGACGTCTTCAACATCCTCGCGACCGGCGCCGAGCATCCGACGTCGATCGCCGGGCTGATCCGTGAGCCGCTCTACGCGCCAATGTCGCGCGGGGCGCTCGATCTGCTCGCGGACATGCGGCAGAAGCACGTCCACCTGACGATCGTGCTCGACGAATATTCCGGCACCGAGGGCCTCGTGACGTTCGAGGACCTGATCGAGGAGATCGTCGGCGAAGTCGAGGACGAGCATGACGAGGCGCCGCAGGTGCTGATGACGCCGATCGAAGACGGCGCCTGGGACGCGGATGCGCGCGCCGAACTCGAGGATGCCGCCGAACTGATCGATCCGCGTCTGGCGGAGGTCGACGGCGATATCGACACGCTGGGCGGGCTGGCGGCGCTGCTCGCGGGGCATGTCCCGCAGATCGGCGAATGCGTCGACCATCCGAGCGGGTGGAAGCTTGAGATCATCGACGCCGACGAACGCCGTATCAACCGGTTGCGCCTGCATCCGCCGGTGGTGCCGGTCGAGGACGACGACTGA
- a CDS encoding type II toxin-antitoxin system VapB family antitoxin — MASLYIKDNETAELAAELAARLGVTKTEVVRDLLRRHKAELTPSVSVPSMRERLDAWRKAHPLGEPTGLKADKAFFDELWGEEPD, encoded by the coding sequence ATGGCCTCTCTCTACATCAAGGACAACGAAACCGCCGAACTCGCCGCTGAGCTTGCGGCGCGTCTGGGTGTCACCAAGACCGAGGTCGTTCGTGATCTGCTGCGTCGCCATAAGGCAGAGTTGACGCCGTCGGTTTCGGTGCCGAGCATGCGCGAACGCCTGGATGCATGGCGCAAGGCTCACCCTCTAGGTGAGCCGACTGGCCTTAAAGCCGATAAGGCCTTTTTCGACGAATTATGGGGCGAGGAACCGGATTGA
- the ybeY gene encoding rRNA maturation RNase YbeY codes for MLEIALSSDAPWPEQDWDALALRAATAAIQRTPHGELLTSAATVEISIRLASDEEVHTLNKQYRQKDKPTNVLSFPMVQPDLLATVSQNSDDGEVLLGDIILAHGVCVAEAAERGISVEDHAMHLMVHGTLHLLGYDHIDDDEAEGMEQIERDTLAALGLHDPYLITED; via the coding sequence ATGCTCGAAATCGCACTTTCCTCCGACGCCCCTTGGCCTGAGCAGGATTGGGACGCCCTCGCCCTGCGTGCGGCAACGGCAGCGATCCAGCGGACCCCGCACGGCGAGCTGCTGACCAGCGCCGCGACGGTCGAGATCTCGATCCGCCTCGCCTCCGACGAGGAGGTCCACACCCTTAACAAGCAGTACCGCCAGAAGGACAAGCCGACCAACGTCCTGTCCTTCCCGATGGTTCAGCCCGACCTGCTCGCCACGGTCAGCCAGAATTCGGACGATGGCGAAGTGCTGCTCGGCGACATCATCCTCGCGCACGGCGTCTGCGTCGCGGAAGCGGCCGAGCGCGGTATCTCGGTCGAGGATCATGCGATGCATCTGATGGTGCACGGCACGCTGCATCTGCTAGGCTATGACCATATCGACGACGACGAGGCCGAGGGCATGGAGCAGATCGAACGCGACACGCTCGCCGCCTTGGGCCTCCACGACCCTTACCTGATAACAGAGGACTGA
- a CDS encoding lysophospholipid acyltransferase family protein, with product MLALVLALPLHGMWRLFGRKSPWPPRFLGLVSRIVGARPRVVGTPLRHDVVFVSNHLSWIDILLLSGATGTAFVAKSELRSAPLVGWLCTLNHTIFVSRADRMAVTAQIAQIRDALAADWPVTLFPEGTTGDGTILLPFKAALLSALDPPPPGVRVQPVRIDYGAATDELAWVGDEPGQHHAARVLMRRGTFVATLHFADPFDPAEYGDRKAIAAEARRRMEAL from the coding sequence TTGCTAGCGCTGGTCCTGGCGCTGCCATTGCACGGTATGTGGCGACTGTTCGGCCGCAAATCGCCGTGGCCGCCACGGTTCCTGGGGCTGGTCTCGCGCATAGTCGGCGCCCGCCCCCGCGTCGTCGGCACGCCGCTTCGCCATGACGTCGTCTTCGTTTCGAACCATCTGAGCTGGATCGACATCCTCCTCCTGTCCGGCGCGACCGGCACTGCGTTCGTCGCGAAATCCGAACTCCGCAGCGCCCCGCTGGTCGGCTGGCTCTGCACGCTGAACCACACGATCTTCGTCTCGCGTGCCGACCGCATGGCGGTGACCGCCCAGATCGCCCAGATCCGCGACGCGTTGGCGGCAGACTGGCCCGTAACTCTCTTCCCCGAAGGCACGACCGGAGACGGCACCATTCTCCTCCCCTTCAAGGCCGCATTGCTATCGGCCCTCGACCCGCCCCCACCCGGCGTCCGCGTGCAACCCGTCCGCATCGACTATGGCGCGGCCACCGACGAACTCGCCTGGGTCGGCGACGAGCCCGGCCAACACCACGCAGCCCGCGTCCTGATGCGCCGGGGTACGTTCGTCGCGACGCTGCACTTCGCCGACCCCTTCGACCCAGCAGAATACGGCGACCGAAAAGCCATAGCCGCCGAAGCCCGCCGCCGCATGGAAGCGCTGTAA
- a CDS encoding DUF2007 domain-containing protein: protein MSLVELGRYGRNEAHIIVGRLESEGIPAVAFDGGMSILEGSWLLIPVRVMVDEDDLDEARGILAA, encoded by the coding sequence ATGAGCCTGGTCGAACTCGGGCGGTACGGCCGGAACGAGGCGCATATCATCGTCGGGCGGCTGGAGAGCGAAGGCATTCCGGCGGTTGCGTTCGATGGCGGGATGTCGATCCTGGAGGGGAGCTGGTTGTTGATTCCGGTCCGTGTGATGGTCGACGAGGATGACCTGGACGAGGCCCGGGGGATTTTGGCGGCGTGA
- the miaB gene encoding tRNA (N6-isopentenyl adenosine(37)-C2)-methylthiotransferase MiaB gives MSPPKTFHVKSFGCQMNVYDGERMAELMAAQGLTQADAVDADVVVLNTCHIRERATEKVYSDIGRLRKDQRRKSGKTPMIAVAGCVAQAEGEEIFTRAKVDIVVGPQAYHNLPELVAKAAAGTPSLDTDMPLLSKFGALPARRKVAPSAFLTVQEGCDKFCTYCVVPYTRGAEISRPFAAIVDEAKALVDAGAREITLLGQNVNAWSENEHGLHDLIRDLDHIPGLARIRYTTSHPNDMTQGLIDAHRDIESLMPFLHLPVQAGSDRVLKAMNRSHTRDSYLRLLDRVRAVRPDIALSGDFIVGFPGETDAEFEDTLSLVDAVGYAQAYSFKYSPRPGTPAASIVEQVPESVMDERLQRLQAALNRDQHAFNAATVGRKCTVLLERAGKLPGQLIGKSPWLQSVHLIGDHAIGDLVGVTLAAAGPNSLTGIERIAEAA, from the coding sequence ATGTCTCCCCCCAAAACCTTCCACGTAAAATCCTTCGGCTGCCAGATGAACGTCTACGACGGCGAGCGCATGGCCGAACTGATGGCCGCCCAGGGCCTCACCCAGGCCGACGCGGTCGACGCCGACGTAGTCGTCCTGAACACCTGCCACATCCGCGAACGCGCCACCGAAAAGGTCTATTCGGACATCGGCCGCCTCCGGAAGGACCAGCGCCGCAAGTCCGGCAAGACCCCCATGATCGCCGTCGCCGGCTGCGTCGCGCAGGCCGAGGGCGAGGAGATCTTCACCCGAGCCAAGGTCGATATCGTCGTCGGCCCGCAAGCCTATCACAACCTCCCCGAGCTCGTCGCGAAGGCCGCCGCGGGTACGCCCTCGCTCGACACCGACATGCCGCTGCTGTCGAAGTTCGGCGCGCTCCCCGCTCGCCGAAAGGTCGCCCCCTCGGCATTCCTCACCGTGCAGGAAGGCTGCGACAAATTCTGTACCTACTGCGTCGTCCCCTACACGAGAGGCGCAGAAATCAGCCGACCGTTCGCCGCCATCGTCGACGAAGCCAAGGCGCTGGTCGACGCCGGCGCGCGCGAGATCACGCTGCTCGGCCAGAACGTCAACGCGTGGTCGGAAAACGAGCATGGCCTGCACGACCTGATCCGCGACCTCGACCACATCCCCGGTCTCGCGCGCATCCGCTACACCACCAGCCACCCCAACGACATGACCCAAGGCCTGATCGACGCCCACCGCGACATCGAGAGCCTGATGCCGTTCCTCCATTTGCCCGTGCAGGCCGGCAGCGACCGTGTCTTGAAGGCGATGAACCGCAGCCACACCCGCGACTCCTACCTCCGCCTGCTCGACCGCGTCCGCGCCGTTCGCCCCGACATCGCACTCTCGGGCGACTTCATCGTCGGCTTCCCCGGCGAGACCGATGCCGAGTTCGAGGACACGCTGAGCCTGGTCGATGCGGTAGGCTATGCGCAGGCGTACAGCTTCAAATACAGCCCCCGCCCCGGCACGCCTGCCGCCTCGATCGTCGAGCAGGTCCCGGAATCGGTCATGGACGAACGCCTCCAGCGCCTCCAGGCCGCGCTCAACCGCGACCAGCACGCCTTCAACGCCGCCACCGTCGGGCGGAAGTGCACGGTCCTGCTCGAACGTGCGGGGAAGCTCCCGGGCCAGCTGATCGGCAAGTCCCCCTGGCTGCAATCGGTCCACTTGATCGGCGATCACGCAATTGGCGACTTGGTGGGAGTCACGCTGGCGGCGGCAGGTCCCAACTCCCTGACCGGTATCGAACGGATCGCCGAAGCCGCCTGA
- a CDS encoding NifU family protein encodes MLIETESTPNPSTLKFLPGRTVMEAGTRDFATPEEAEVSSLADAIFGLGDVTGVFFGRDFVSVTAAPGTAWSDLKPDVLAILLDHFSAAMPLFKPARAGFSVPSDEPALSDDPADADIVAQIRELIDTRVRPAVANDGGDIVYRGFDKGKVFLQLQGACAGCPSSSATLKNGIEQLLKYYVPEVTEVRAV; translated from the coding sequence ATGCTCATCGAAACGGAATCCACTCCCAACCCGTCGACGCTGAAGTTCCTGCCGGGACGCACCGTCATGGAAGCTGGCACGCGCGACTTCGCCACCCCCGAGGAAGCCGAGGTGAGTTCGCTCGCCGATGCGATCTTTGGTCTCGGCGACGTCACCGGCGTGTTCTTCGGCCGCGATTTCGTCTCGGTCACCGCCGCGCCCGGCACCGCCTGGTCGGACCTGAAGCCCGATGTGCTCGCGATCCTGCTCGATCATTTCTCCGCCGCGATGCCGCTGTTCAAGCCCGCGCGGGCCGGCTTCTCGGTGCCGTCGGACGAGCCGGCGCTATCTGACGACCCCGCAGACGCCGACATCGTCGCGCAGATCCGCGAACTGATCGACACGCGCGTGCGGCCTGCGGTAGCGAACGACGGCGGCGACATCGTCTATCGCGGCTTCGACAAGGGCAAGGTGTTCCTCCAGCTCCAGGGCGCCTGCGCCGGCTGCCCGTCTTCGAGCGCGACGCTGAAGAACGGCATCGAGCAGCTGTTGAAATACTACGTTCCCGAAGTCACCGAAGTGAGAGCTGTCTGA
- a CDS encoding GNAT family N-acetyltransferase produces MATRQATTRTVTLRTGDARDLAIVDALMTDAFDPRYGEAWTRSQCLGVLALTGVHLTIAFVDDFPAGFTMTRSVTDEAELLLIAVAPDYRRRGVGTALIRAAIADCSVGSIAKLHLEVRAGNDAVKMYDAHGFTKVGERRAYYRGKTGVAYDAHTYSKDINS; encoded by the coding sequence ATGGCCACCCGCCAGGCCACCACGCGCACCGTCACGCTCCGCACCGGAGACGCGCGCGATCTTGCGATCGTCGACGCGCTGATGACCGACGCGTTCGACCCGCGCTACGGCGAGGCGTGGACGCGCAGCCAGTGCCTCGGCGTGCTCGCACTGACCGGCGTCCACCTCACGATCGCGTTCGTCGACGATTTCCCGGCCGGTTTCACGATGACGCGGTCGGTCACCGACGAAGCCGAACTGCTGCTGATCGCGGTAGCCCCCGATTATCGCCGCCGCGGCGTCGGCACGGCGCTTATCCGCGCCGCGATCGCAGATTGCTCGGTCGGTAGCATCGCCAAGCTCCATCTCGAGGTCCGCGCGGGCAACGACGCGGTCAAGATGTACGACGCGCACGGCTTTACCAAGGTCGGGGAACGCCGCGCCTACTACCGCGGCAAGACCGGCGTCGCGTATGACGCACATACATATTCGAAAGATATCAACAGCTAA
- a CDS encoding PhoH family protein: protein MSRKPVPAQSGDRARVELLFDKPQLLVRLFGQYDQNLVALENRLGVYITARGNKIGLEGTAEQVAKARDVLHDLYARIQRGEDVDAGLVDASIAMADEPVLEGIIRADAGGGGAPPIMIRTRKKTIVPRTPAQAHYMRELANNDMIFALGPAGTGKTYVAVAQAVQQLINGSVQRLILSRPAVEAGERLGFLPGDMKEKVDPYLRPLYDALYDCLPAEQVERRIASGEIEVAPIAFMRGRTLADAFVILDEAQNTTPAQMKMFLTRFGQNSRMVICGDPKQVDIPGGVAASGLADAVRRLEGVESISMCRFTVGDVVRHPIVGRVVEAYEGTDG, encoded by the coding sequence ATGAGCCGTAAACCCGTTCCCGCCCAGTCCGGTGACCGCGCCCGAGTCGAGCTGCTGTTCGACAAGCCCCAATTGCTCGTCCGGCTCTTCGGCCAGTACGACCAGAATCTGGTAGCGCTCGAAAACCGGCTCGGCGTCTACATCACCGCACGAGGGAACAAGATCGGCCTGGAGGGCACCGCCGAACAGGTCGCCAAGGCCCGCGACGTGCTCCACGATCTCTACGCCCGTATCCAGCGCGGCGAGGACGTCGATGCCGGCCTGGTCGACGCGTCGATAGCGATGGCGGACGAACCCGTTCTCGAAGGCATCATCCGCGCCGATGCGGGTGGCGGCGGTGCGCCGCCGATTATGATCCGCACCCGGAAAAAGACTATCGTGCCGCGCACGCCGGCGCAGGCGCACTATATGCGCGAGCTCGCCAACAACGACATGATCTTCGCGCTCGGGCCGGCAGGTACGGGCAAGACTTACGTCGCGGTCGCGCAAGCCGTGCAGCAGCTCATCAACGGCAGCGTCCAGCGTCTCATCCTGTCACGTCCCGCAGTCGAAGCCGGCGAACGCCTCGGCTTCCTCCCCGGCGACATGAAGGAGAAGGTCGATCCGTATCTCCGCCCGCTCTACGATGCGCTCTACGACTGCCTCCCCGCCGAGCAGGTCGAACGCCGCATCGCGAGCGGCGAGATCGAGGTCGCCCCGATCGCCTTCATGCGCGGCCGCACGCTTGCGGATGCCTTCGTCATCCTCGACGAAGCGCAGAACACGACGCCTGCGCAGATGAAGATGTTCCTCACCCGCTTCGGCCAGAACAGCCGCATGGTGATCTGCGGCGATCCCAAGCAGGTCGACATCCCCGGCGGTGTCGCAGCGTCCGGCTTGGCAGATGCAGTCCGGCGGCTCGAAGGCGTCGAGAGCATTTCGATGTGCCGCTTCACCGTCGGCGACGTCGTCCGCCACCCGATCGTCGGCCGCGTCGTCGAGGCATACGAAGGAACCGATGGTTGA
- a CDS encoding patatin-like phospholipase family protein, translating to MDSDRARPRFILTIDGGGTRGLIPALILAELERRIGRPLHDCFDLIAGTSTGGIIAAGLTAPSEADPKRAACTAGDLVDIYRNESKRIFPHVFGIPLRVPGWPYSARPLERILAARVGTRVTTRDALTNIVIPAYDLLARKAVFMAGGPDYNRKPGIPERVFPLHIAARATSAAPTFFKPAAIDDPTKLEPDLLMVDGGVFANDPTIAAIIEGRKLGWHLGDIEILSLGTGRSDRPYPSARNWSFLGWVNPFRGVPIFSILMQAGSSTISYQARRLDIAAYDRADFALPSGDGGLDNSSAAYLAALTTLAEDWIVANDAMLTRWADKLRTKQSGPPLPLAA from the coding sequence GTGGACAGTGATCGTGCGAGACCGAGATTCATCCTGACGATCGATGGCGGCGGGACGCGCGGACTGATCCCCGCGCTGATCCTCGCCGAGCTGGAGCGCCGGATCGGCCGGCCACTGCACGATTGTTTCGATCTGATCGCCGGCACGTCGACCGGTGGAATCATCGCCGCCGGCCTCACCGCACCCAGCGAAGCGGATCCGAAACGGGCCGCCTGCACGGCGGGCGACCTCGTCGATATCTACCGCAACGAGAGCAAGCGGATCTTCCCGCACGTCTTCGGCATACCCCTTCGCGTACCGGGCTGGCCCTATAGCGCCCGGCCGCTCGAACGGATCCTCGCGGCGCGGGTCGGCACACGCGTGACGACGCGCGATGCGCTGACGAATATCGTCATTCCGGCGTATGACCTACTGGCGCGCAAGGCGGTGTTCATGGCCGGCGGCCCCGACTATAACCGCAAGCCCGGCATCCCCGAGCGGGTTTTCCCGCTGCACATCGCCGCGCGCGCGACATCGGCCGCTCCGACGTTCTTCAAGCCGGCCGCGATCGACGATCCCACCAAATTGGAGCCGGATCTGCTGATGGTCGATGGCGGCGTGTTCGCCAATGATCCGACGATCGCCGCGATCATCGAGGGGCGCAAGCTCGGCTGGCATCTCGGCGACATCGAGATCCTGTCGCTGGGTACGGGCCGGTCCGATCGCCCCTATCCCTCCGCGCGGAACTGGTCGTTCCTGGGCTGGGTGAACCCGTTCCGGGGCGTGCCGATCTTCTCGATCCTGATGCAGGCCGGCTCCAGCACGATCTCCTATCAGGCCCGGCGGCTGGACATCGCCGCATATGACCGCGCCGATTTCGCGTTGCCCTCTGGTGATGGCGGACTGGACAATTCCAGTGCCGCGTATCTCGCCGCTCTCACCACGCTGGCCGAGGACTGGATCGTCGCCAACGATGCAATGCTCACCCGCTGGGCCGACAAGTTACGGACCAAGCAGTCAGGTCCACCGCTGCCGCTCGCGGCGTAA
- a CDS encoding sorbosone dehydrogenase family protein — protein sequence MRKHILIVLGLILLVIAAGVTYLAWPDTAELSVDQVAGKLPKITDPRIQTIPTVKVAKVVGWQNGAMPTPAAGLKVQPFATGLDHPRWMYRLPNGDVLVAETNSPPREGGGITGWVMKTLMGRAGAGTPSANRITLLRDANGDGVAETKSVFMTGLNSPFGMTLLDGQLYIGNTDALVRVPYTDGATKITAKPELVIKLNPGGNHWARNVIAAADGKTLYVGVGSSSNIAENGMDAEKYRANILQVWPKDKNWRIYAAGLRNPNGMAINPKSGGLWTVVNERDMLGSDLAPDYLTQVEFGDHFGWPWYYWGGYPDSRVEPKNLALQQYAKRPDYALGPHVAALGLTFSADAKLGAKFANGAFVGEHGSWNRKPVSGYKVVYVPFGDTGFPAANAKPVDVLGGFLNKDGDAQGRPVGVVTDKTGGLLVADDVGNAIWRVTAGG from the coding sequence ATGCGCAAACATATCCTCATCGTCCTTGGGCTGATCCTGCTCGTGATCGCCGCGGGCGTCACCTATCTCGCCTGGCCCGACACGGCGGAATTGTCGGTCGACCAGGTCGCCGGCAAGCTGCCCAAGATTACCGATCCGCGCATCCAGACGATCCCGACCGTCAAGGTCGCGAAGGTCGTCGGCTGGCAGAACGGCGCGATGCCGACGCCTGCCGCGGGCCTCAAGGTCCAGCCGTTCGCGACCGGGCTCGACCACCCGCGCTGGATGTACCGCCTCCCCAACGGCGACGTACTGGTTGCCGAGACGAACTCGCCCCCGCGCGAGGGCGGCGGGATCACCGGCTGGGTGATGAAGACCCTTATGGGCCGCGCCGGCGCCGGCACGCCGTCGGCCAACCGCATCACGCTGCTTCGCGACGCGAACGGCGACGGCGTGGCTGAGACCAAGTCGGTGTTCATGACCGGTCTCAACTCGCCGTTCGGCATGACGCTGCTCGACGGCCAACTATACATCGGCAACACCGACGCGCTCGTCCGCGTGCCGTACACCGATGGCGCGACCAAGATCACCGCCAAGCCGGAGCTCGTTATCAAGCTCAACCCCGGCGGCAATCACTGGGCGCGCAACGTCATTGCCGCCGCGGACGGCAAGACGCTTTACGTCGGCGTCGGGTCGTCGTCGAACATCGCCGAGAACGGCATGGACGCCGAGAAATACCGCGCCAACATCCTGCAGGTCTGGCCAAAGGACAAGAACTGGCGGATCTACGCGGCCGGCCTGCGCAACCCCAACGGCATGGCGATCAACCCCAAGTCCGGCGGCCTGTGGACCGTCGTCAACGAGCGCGACATGCTCGGCTCCGATCTCGCGCCGGACTATCTGACGCAGGTCGAGTTCGGCGATCATTTCGGCTGGCCCTGGTATTATTGGGGCGGCTATCCCGACAGCCGCGTCGAACCAAAGAATCTTGCGCTACAGCAATACGCCAAGCGCCCCGACTACGCACTCGGACCGCACGTCGCAGCCCTCGGCCTGACCTTCTCGGCGGACGCGAAGCTCGGCGCGAAGTTCGCCAACGGCGCGTTCGTGGGCGAGCACGGCTCGTGGAACCGCAAGCCGGTGTCGGGGTACAAGGTCGTCTACGTGCCCTTCGGCGACACCGGCTTCCCGGCGGCGAACGCGAAGCCGGTCGATGTGCTCGGCGGGTTCCTGAACAAGGACGGCGATGCGCAGGGTCGCCCGGTCGGCGTCGTCACCGACAAGACCGGTGGGTTGCTGGTAGCGGACGACGTCGGCAACGCGATCTGGCGGGTCACCGCCGGGGGCTGA
- a CDS encoding Fur family transcriptional regulator, with protein MPRKIDLEALCNEKGLRITEQRRVIARVLSEADDHPDVEKVYERASQIDPGISIATVYRTVRLFEEAGILDRHDFGDGRARYEPAPEAHHDHLIDVESGKVIEFVDPELEQLQKAIAEKLGFRLVDHRMELYGVALTRKD; from the coding sequence ATGCCGCGCAAAATCGATCTGGAAGCACTCTGCAACGAGAAGGGCCTGCGCATTACCGAGCAGCGGCGCGTCATCGCGCGCGTGCTGTCCGAGGCCGACGATCATCCGGACGTCGAGAAGGTCTATGAGCGCGCGTCGCAGATCGACCCCGGCATCTCGATCGCGACGGTGTACCGCACGGTCCGCCTGTTCGAGGAAGCCGGCATCCTCGACCGCCACGATTTCGGCGACGGTCGTGCCCGCTACGAGCCTGCACCCGAGGCGCATCATGATCACTTGATCGACGTCGAGAGCGGCAAGGTGATCGAATTCGTCGATCCCGAACTCGAGCAGTTGCAGAAGGCGATCGCGGAGAAGTTGGGCTTCCGGCTGGTCGATCACCGCATGGAACTCTACGGCGTCGCGCTCACCCGCAAGGACTGA
- a CDS encoding malonic semialdehyde reductase produces the protein MRQKLDDTVLDTVFRDARSYNGYTDQPVAESELHAIWDLMKWGPTSANQLPARLIWVTSDEAKQKLADACSAQNQPKILNAPVSVIIGMDTNFHERLPELFPHADAKSWFDGNAELREASAFRNSTLQGAYFIIAARMLGLDTGPMSGFDAGKVDAAFFHDTPAVRTNFISTLGHGDPATIYARSPRPDFAKFNSIA, from the coding sequence ATGCGTCAGAAACTCGACGATACCGTTCTCGACACCGTCTTCCGCGATGCCCGCAGCTATAATGGCTATACCGATCAGCCCGTCGCAGAGTCTGAACTGCACGCGATCTGGGACCTGATGAAGTGGGGCCCGACGTCCGCGAACCAGCTCCCCGCGCGCCTGATCTGGGTGACCAGCGACGAGGCCAAGCAGAAGCTCGCCGATGCATGCAGCGCGCAGAACCAGCCGAAGATCCTCAACGCTCCCGTATCGGTGATCATTGGCATGGACACGAATTTCCACGAACGCCTCCCCGAGCTGTTCCCGCACGCCGATGCGAAGTCGTGGTTCGACGGCAACGCCGAACTGCGCGAGGCATCTGCCTTCCGCAACTCGACGTTGCAGGGTGCGTATTTCATCATCGCCGCGCGGATGCTCGGGCTCGATACCGGACCGATGTCGGGCTTCGACGCGGGCAAGGTCGATGCGGCGTTCTTCCACGATACGCCGGCGGTACGGACGAACTTCATCTCGACGCTCGGCCACGGCGATCCCGCGACGATCTACGCCCGCTCGCCCCGCCCCGATTTCGCGAAGTTCAACAGCATCGCTTGA